A stretch of the Capsicum annuum cultivar UCD-10X-F1 chromosome 8, UCD10Xv1.1, whole genome shotgun sequence genome encodes the following:
- the LOC107861087 gene encoding probable L-type lectin-domain containing receptor kinase S.7, with translation MLKLLILLVLLYQSSILFVESHNFSFPSFDVGSGRNLTCWGSVSAANGTFNLKLDQPQNNSYKVGRVLFSYSIPVWPASFSIIFTIRIFTYQSISGDGMAFLIAHDNKLSPPDSYGSFIGILDPSTQGGTLHQLAVEFDTYRNEHEMDGNHVAIVTTSMESPVAVRSLSDVGIDLRSGRNITIKIDYDAWTKILEISVAYAGQPLVKFVSQEIIMQETVPQNAYAGFSASTAYFSEVHHLLNWNFTLFELPEGSLKHGLDPNKEKIALLVTIPIVVVSLAVIVSFLITGRKDRKERHQRKEDIEMLTKTAANAPQIFTYRQLSKATRSFSKDNLLGTGGFGSVYKGLFYDSPTTVAVKRINATSNQGEKEYLAEICTIGRFRHKKLVQLIGWCHDTEKHLLVYKYIGKILLDWATRFKILSELASSLLYLHEECGNPIVNREVKPSNVMLDTKYNAHLGDFGLARLLQNENFVSTTVAGTPGYQAPEVSYTGRATPESDVYSFGMVVLEVVCGRRSKGIMEENSLVDNVWSSYEKGALLECMDPMLDGKFDNVQAQKCFIAGLACLHPNRLLRPKMRKVVQVFMNPDEPLMKLPESRPSFVCVSWHSSTYSTITTSNAPLGSMKHIPDEVTVSYEYASETKK, from the exons ATGTTAAAGCTTCTAATCCTTCTTGTCTTGCTTTATCAATCCTCAATTTTATTTGTTGAATCCCACAACTTTTCATTTCCTTCATTTGATGTTGGAAGTGGCAGAAATTTAACTTGCTGGGGATCAGTTTCTGCTGCAAATGGAACTTTTAATCTTAAACTTGATCAGCCACAGAACAATTCCTACAAAGTTGGACGAGTCTTGTTCAGCTACTCCATACCTGTGTGGCCTGCTTCTTTCTCCATTATATTCACTATAAGGATTTTCACATATCAATcgatttctggtgatggaatggCATTCCTCATAGCACATGACAATAAGCTCTCTCCACCGGATAGTTATGGCTCATTTATTGGTATTCTTGATCCATCAACTCAAG GAGGCACACTTCATCAGCTTGCTGTTGAGTTTGATACTTACAGAAACGAACATGAAATGGATGGAAACCATGTGGCCATTGTAACTACAAGTATGGAGAGTCCTGTTGCTGTTAGAAGTTTAAGTGATGTCGGAATTGATCTTAGGAGTGGAAGAAATATCACAATCAAGATTGACTATGATGCATGGACTAAAATTCTTGAAATCTCTGTAGCATATGCAGGCCAACCTCTAGTTAAATTTGTAAGCCAAGAAATCATCATGCAGGAAACAGTTCCACAAAATGCTTATGCTGGATTTTCAGCTTCCACTGCCTATTTCTCAGAGGTACATCATCTTCTTAACTGGAATTTCACACTCTTTGAATTACCAGAAGGATCGCTGAAACATGGCCTTGATCCAAACAAGGAAAAGATTGCTCTTCTTGTTACTATTCCGATCGTGGTCGTCTCGTTGGCTGTTATTGTATCGTTTCTCATTACAGGTCGTAAGGATAGAAAAGAGAGACATCAGAGGAAGGAGGACATCGAAATGCTAACAAAAACTGCAGCTAATGCTCCTCAGATTTTTACTTACCGGCAACTCTCCAAGGCTACTAGAAGCTTCAGCAAAGATAACCTATTGGGAACTGGAGGCTTTGGAAGTGTTTACAAGGGGCTGTTCTATGATTCTCCTACAACTGTAGCTGTTAAACGAATCAATGCGACATCTAACCAAG GTGAGAAGGAATACTTGGCTGAAATATGTACAATTGGGCGTTTTAGGCACAAAAAATTGGTGCAGCTAATAGGTTGGTGCCATGACACAGAGAAACACTTGTTAGTCTATAAATACATTGGCAAGATTCTTCTTGATTGGGCCACCAGATTCAAGATTCTATCAGAACTTGCATCATCACTATTGTATCTTCATGAAGAATGTGGGAATCCTATTGTAAATCGAGAAGTTAAGCCGAGCAATGTGATGCTAGACACAAAGTATAATGCTCATTTGGGTGATTTTGGGTTAGCAAGATTACTCCAAAATGAGAACTTTGTTTCAACAACGGTGGCTGGCACTCCTGGATACCAAGCACCAGAAGTTAGCTACACAGGGAGGGCTACCCCAGAGTCAGATGTTTATAGTTTTGGAATGGTTGTTTTAGAAGTGGTATGTGGACGAAGATCAAAAGGGATTATGGAAGAAAATAGCTTGGTCGATAATGTATGGAGTTCATATGAGAAAGGTGCATTATTGGAATGTATGGACCCAATGCTTGATGGAAAATTTGACAATGTACAAGCTCAAAAGTGTTTTATCGCTGGATTAGCATGTTTACACCCTAACAGACTGCTCCGGCCTAAAATGAGAAAAGTGGTGCAAGTGTTCATGAATCCTGATGAGCCACTTATGAAATTGCCCGAGTCTCGACCTAGTTTTGTTTGTGTTTCTTGGCATTCTTCTACGTATTCAACAATAACAACTAGTAATGCTCCTCTAGGTAGCATGAAGCACATTCCAGATGAGGTGACAGTCTCTTATGAATATGCTTCTGAGACAAAGAAATAG